In Bacteroidales bacterium, a genomic segment contains:
- a CDS encoding SRPBCC family protein gives MLIKADLQSAWDFISLPENLSKITPPQMDFRITYRSSLDGDKMYPGQIICYKVKPLPFFNASWVTEITQVQEKRFFIDEQRFGPYRFWHHQHIIKEVPEGVEMTDIVSYKLPLGMIGRWFVGWLVRRQLKNIFEYRSRQMDKIFL, from the coding sequence ATGCTTATCAAGGCTGATCTTCAATCAGCATGGGATTTTATTTCACTGCCTGAGAACCTTTCTAAAATAACTCCACCCCAGATGGATTTCAGGATCACATACCGCTCATCTCTGGATGGTGATAAAATGTATCCCGGACAAATTATTTGCTATAAAGTGAAGCCTCTGCCGTTTTTCAATGCAAGCTGGGTGACTGAGATCACACAGGTTCAGGAAAAGAGATTTTTTATTGATGAGCAGCGGTTCGGACCTTACCGTTTCTGGCATCACCAGCACATCATCAAAGAAGTGCCTGAGGGAGTTGAAATGACCGATATTGTTTCTTACAAACTGCCACTCGGGATGATAGGCCGTTGGTTCGTTGGTTGGCTGGTAAGGCGTCAGTTGAAAAATATTTTCGAATACCGCTCACGGCAAATGGACAAAATATTTCTATGA
- a CDS encoding TolC family protein: MKTLDLSVSKNSPFGMSWQLAKCSWQRSDCNCNGNVNGKLENIANVVDKYVLVRKFLLLITFTFLMCVNAFAQNSVECVLAEVEKNNTGLAALQMQLDAQSISNKTGIYLQNPEFEYAWFAGNPDGIGNKTNISLRQQFDFPTAYLHKTRIANARNDQLLLEFENQRRELLFEARLICLELINANIRAQEIGKRLQHAERMANAYETMFDAGETNIIELNKAKLNFLGLQNQAERIEITRQSLQNKLAGLNGGIQIQLADTSFYPISLSEDFEQWYVQAEERNPVLKWLSQEIEINRKQEKLQKALSLPGFNTGYVSEILTLEKFRGFAIGISIPLWENKNTVRYTKAHTSALQGSEHDKKLQFYNQLKAQHAQALSLNASLQEYERLLQSIDNTKLLARAWEQGELSLTNYLLELSYYYQSVDNLLEMELELYQTLAGLNKYLD, encoded by the coding sequence ATGAAAACGCTAGATTTATCTGTTTCAAAGAATAGCCCTTTTGGAATGAGTTGGCAGTTGGCAAAATGCAGTTGGCAAAGATCTGATTGTAATTGCAATGGGAACGTAAACGGGAAACTGGAAAACATCGCAAACGTGGTCGATAAGTACGTTTTGGTTCGTAAGTTCTTGTTGTTAATCACTTTTACTTTCCTGATGTGCGTTAATGCTTTTGCTCAAAACAGCGTTGAATGTGTGCTGGCGGAAGTTGAAAAAAACAATACCGGGCTGGCTGCCTTGCAAATGCAATTAGATGCACAAAGCATTTCAAACAAAACAGGTATCTATCTGCAAAACCCGGAATTTGAATATGCATGGTTTGCGGGAAACCCGGATGGGATTGGAAATAAAACCAATATTTCGTTGCGACAACAATTTGATTTTCCGACAGCTTATTTGCATAAAACCCGTATTGCCAATGCACGCAATGACCAATTGCTGCTGGAGTTTGAAAATCAGCGACGCGAACTTTTGTTTGAAGCCCGCCTGATTTGCCTGGAATTAATCAATGCAAACATCAGGGCACAAGAAATCGGGAAGCGTCTTCAACATGCAGAGCGAATGGCGAATGCCTATGAAACAATGTTTGATGCAGGGGAAACCAATATAATTGAACTCAATAAGGCAAAGCTGAACTTTCTTGGTCTGCAAAATCAAGCCGAAAGAATTGAAATAACACGACAGTCACTGCAGAATAAACTTGCCGGCCTCAATGGAGGTATTCAAATTCAATTGGCTGATACTTCGTTTTATCCTATATCATTAAGTGAGGATTTTGAACAGTGGTATGTACAGGCAGAAGAGAGAAACCCGGTTTTGAAGTGGCTGAGCCAGGAGATTGAGATCAACCGGAAACAGGAAAAACTTCAAAAGGCCTTGAGCCTGCCAGGCTTTAATACCGGATATGTGAGTGAAATACTCACTCTTGAAAAGTTCAGAGGTTTTGCCATCGGTATTTCTATTCCGCTCTGGGAAAATAAAAATACAGTCCGATATACAAAGGCCCATACATCAGCCTTGCAGGGCAGCGAACATGACAAGAAATTGCAATTTTATAATCAGCTAAAAGCACAACATGCCCAAGCCTTAAGCTTGAATGCAAGTCTTCAGGAATATGAAAGGCTTTTGCAGTCAATTGACAATACCAAACTGCTGGCAAGAGCCTGGGAGCAGGGAGAGCTCAGCCTGACCAATTATCTGCTGGAACTGTCTTATTATTATCAAAGTGTTGATAATCTATTGGAGATGGAATTGGAACTGTACCAAACCCTTGCCGGGCTGAATAAGTATCTTGATTAA
- a CDS encoding SDR family oxidoreductase, translated as MKTYALIGGSSTIAQTLIKSLENQDVILLVYSRSEDLFHKQSNVTWKQFDILKDEFNSSEIPSSVDALLYFPGTINLKPFNSLKIDDFQSDYEINFLGAVKAINAFYRPLRKSGNGSIVMVSSVAAKVGMPYHASIASAKAAVEGLTRSLAAEFAPHIRVNCIAPSLTDTQMASKLLSTEDRKNSIVQRNPMKQIGKPEDLAAMAEFLISEKSAWITGQVIGVDGGMSTLNLV; from the coding sequence ATGAAAACCTATGCACTTATTGGTGGATCATCCACCATCGCTCAAACACTTATTAAAAGCCTGGAAAATCAGGATGTGATTCTGCTGGTTTATTCAAGATCTGAAGACCTTTTTCATAAACAAAGTAATGTTACATGGAAGCAGTTTGATATTCTCAAAGATGAATTTAATTCAAGCGAAATACCCTCATCAGTTGACGCATTGCTGTATTTCCCCGGAACTATCAACCTAAAGCCATTCAACTCATTGAAGATTGATGATTTCCAGAGCGATTACGAAATTAATTTCCTGGGCGCTGTAAAAGCCATAAATGCATTTTACCGGCCTCTACGTAAATCGGGAAATGGCTCGATTGTCATGGTTTCGTCAGTTGCGGCAAAAGTTGGCATGCCTTACCATGCTTCCATTGCCAGTGCAAAAGCGGCTGTTGAAGGTTTGACCCGTTCGCTTGCCGCTGAGTTTGCGCCGCACATCAGGGTGAATTGCATTGCGCCATCCCTGACGGATACACAAATGGCTTCAAAACTTCTGTCAACTGAGGATCGGAAAAATAGCATTGTACAACGCAATCCTATGAAGCAAATAGGCAAACCTGAAGATCTCGCAGCGATGGCAGAGTTCCTGATCAGCGAAAAAAGTGCGTGGATTACAGGCCAGGTAATTGGTGTAGATGGAGGAATGTCAACCCTTAATCTTGTTTAA
- a CDS encoding glycoside hydrolase family 13 protein: MKRTKSFFLLLILPLFISAQKSPLRVEPPFWWAGMYHTELQIMVYEPNISALKVHINHPGIIVKEVVSVDSPNYLFIYLDVSQASPGTFQIDFLDGKRVRYSYQYELRERDENARFREGFDASDAIYLLMPDRFANGDPGNDNIEGMLEKADKNNPDGRHGGDIQGIINHLDYIEDLGFTAIWINPVFENNQPRYSYHGYAITDFYKVDPRFGTNEDYRRLVQEAEKKGIKIIKDMIFNHCGSQHWWMTDLPSKDWLNQWPEYTRTSYRMSTIVDPYASQTDYNIMVKGWFDSNMPDLNQHNRLLAKYLKQNTVWWIEFAGIHGIRMDTQPYAEKDFTADWARYISDEYPYFRILGEAWMGIPAMVSYYQQGKINHDGYDSNIPSLFDFPLYDAVREAFNEEPGWDKGLMRLYNMLAQDFLYSDPYNLVVFPDNHDVSRIFSSLDQDPEKLKMLLTFIFTTRGIPMMYYGTEILMTGLEHKGHGGIRMPFPGGWPGDETSAFSSDGRSYEQNDVTNHIRKLLQFRQLQPAFHYGWLRHFIPHDNVYVYFRYNQESTFMVVINSNAEEKSLNSKRFTEATKGYHVGRDVINGFAYEIDKTWNVPGNTALVLELKSSFMPKILD, encoded by the coding sequence ATGAAAAGAACCAAGTCTTTCTTTTTGCTGCTGATCCTTCCGCTTTTTATATCGGCCCAAAAATCACCTTTGCGTGTTGAACCTCCATTCTGGTGGGCAGGCATGTATCATACCGAATTACAGATTATGGTTTACGAACCCAATATCAGTGCTTTAAAGGTTCACATTAATCATCCCGGAATTATTGTAAAAGAAGTAGTTTCGGTTGACAGCCCGAATTACCTCTTCATTTATCTTGATGTTTCCCAGGCTTCGCCGGGTACTTTCCAGATAGATTTTCTGGATGGAAAGAGGGTTCGGTACTCTTATCAATACGAACTCAGAGAACGGGATGAAAACGCCAGGTTCCGCGAAGGTTTTGATGCATCAGATGCCATTTACCTGCTTATGCCCGACCGCTTTGCCAATGGCGATCCCGGCAATGACAATATTGAGGGCATGCTTGAAAAAGCAGATAAGAATAATCCCGATGGGCGGCATGGCGGCGATATTCAGGGAATTATCAACCACCTCGACTATATTGAAGACCTGGGTTTTACGGCCATCTGGATCAATCCGGTTTTTGAAAACAACCAGCCACGTTACTCTTACCACGGCTATGCCATCACCGATTTTTATAAGGTTGACCCCCGGTTCGGAACCAATGAGGATTACCGCCGCTTGGTTCAGGAAGCAGAAAAAAAGGGAATTAAGATTATCAAGGACATGATTTTCAACCATTGCGGAAGTCAGCATTGGTGGATGACGGATTTGCCTTCGAAAGACTGGCTGAACCAATGGCCGGAATACACCCGCACTTCGTACCGCATGAGCACTATTGTTGATCCTTATGCTTCGCAGACCGATTACAACATCATGGTAAAAGGTTGGTTCGACAGCAATATGCCTGATCTGAACCAACACAACCGGCTGCTGGCAAAATACCTTAAACAAAACACGGTGTGGTGGATCGAATTTGCCGGCATTCATGGCATCCGCATGGACACCCAGCCTTATGCCGAAAAAGATTTCACGGCTGACTGGGCACGTTACATTTCAGATGAATACCCATATTTCAGGATTTTGGGTGAGGCCTGGATGGGAATCCCGGCCATGGTAAGCTATTACCAGCAAGGAAAAATCAATCATGATGGTTATGATTCAAATATTCCCAGCCTTTTTGACTTTCCGTTATATGATGCCGTTCGTGAGGCCTTCAACGAAGAACCCGGTTGGGACAAAGGATTGATGCGGCTTTACAATATGCTGGCCCAGGATTTTCTATATTCCGATCCCTATAACCTGGTAGTGTTTCCTGATAACCATGATGTATCACGCATCTTCAGCAGCCTTGATCAGGATCCTGAAAAGCTTAAAATGCTGCTCACTTTCATTTTCACGACAAGGGGCATTCCGATGATGTATTATGGCACAGAAATTTTAATGACTGGTCTCGAACACAAAGGACATGGCGGTATTCGTATGCCGTTTCCGGGTGGATGGCCGGGCGATGAAACCAGCGCTTTCAGCAGCGATGGCAGGAGCTATGAACAAAACGATGTTACCAACCACATCAGGAAACTGCTCCAGTTCAGGCAGCTGCAGCCTGCATTTCACTATGGCTGGCTCAGGCATTTTATCCCTCATGACAATGTGTATGTATATTTCAGATACAATCAAGAATCAACCTTTATGGTGGTGATCAACAGCAACGCGGAAGAGAAATCATTAAACTCCAAACGCTTTACCGAAGCAACCAAAGGGTATCATGTGGGCAGGGATGTGATCAATGGCTTCGCCTATGAGATTGATAAGACCTGGAACGTGCCCGGAAATACAGCCCTGGTGCTTGAACTTAAATCCAGTTTCATGCCTAAAATTCTTGATTGA